One genomic window of Vibrio natriegens NBRC 15636 = ATCC 14048 = DSM 759 includes the following:
- a CDS encoding membrane protein: protein MTEVDKAVEIVSKFLEASMIPDPDTAATYMDNEVKITFTGRREMENAQAITAFNQQRYQWVKKNIVQYDAMQKEDHCVVYSIGYLYGQWKDGRHFDGNRYTDRFEVRNGKITKMDVLNDSAEWILTPEINREKA, encoded by the coding sequence ATGACAGAAGTAGATAAAGCAGTAGAAATCGTGAGTAAGTTTTTAGAGGCGTCAATGATTCCAGATCCAGATACTGCCGCTACCTACATGGATAACGAAGTAAAGATCACGTTTACTGGACGCCGAGAGATGGAAAATGCCCAAGCTATCACAGCATTTAACCAGCAGCGCTATCAGTGGGTAAAAAAGAATATCGTCCAGTATGATGCGATGCAGAAAGAAGATCATTGTGTGGTTTACTCCATCGGCTACTTGTATGGGCAATGGAAAGATGGTCGTCACTTTGACGGTAACCGCTACACCGACCGTTTTGAGGTGCGTAATGGGAAAATCACCAAAATGGATGTACTTAATGACAGCGCTGAGTGGATCCTAACGCCAGAAATAAATCGCGAAAAGGCATAA
- a CDS encoding DUF805 domain-containing protein, with product MDWYLAVLKKYAVFNGRARRKEYWMFFLFNLLITIVLEIIDGLLGTALIGAVYGLAVLIPSIAVTVRRLHDIGRTGWWVLIGLIPLLGLIVLIIFAATEGNRGRNEYGSDPKEAGEAFA from the coding sequence ATGGATTGGTACTTAGCAGTATTAAAGAAATATGCAGTGTTTAACGGAAGAGCAAGAAGAAAAGAGTATTGGATGTTCTTTTTGTTCAACCTTCTGATTACGATTGTTTTAGAAATTATTGATGGCCTTTTAGGTACGGCTTTGATTGGCGCTGTTTACGGGCTCGCTGTGTTGATTCCTAGTATTGCTGTTACCGTACGTCGATTACACGACATAGGACGTACAGGTTGGTGGGTATTGATTGGCTTGATTCCTTTGCTTGGTTTGATCGTACTGATTATTTTTGCTGCGACTGAAGGTAACAGAGGCAGGAATGAGTACGGCTCAGATCCGAAAGAGGCAGGTGAAGCCTTCGCTTAA
- a CDS encoding LysR family transcriptional regulator, with amino-acid sequence MNAIASLPVFVAVVECGSFSLAAKQLNLTKSAVSKRINQLEDDLGIRLLNRTTRKLSLTEAGRRYFEYASQAVNLAQQGVDAVSELQGSPQGRLKITVPMSFGVLHIAPLISEFLSRYPKIEVDLNLEDKMVDLIKDGFDLGIRIGELASSNLVAKRLAPCKSVLCASPDYLAEFGTPKKPSDLVAHNCLLYSYFRGGVEWMFINNGSEYRVLPKGNFVVNNSEAIRQLLLRGSGVAQLPTFIASRDIAAGNLKVVMEDYALPEHAIYAVFPERKHMPLKVRVFIDYISEKLGTDLPYWDR; translated from the coding sequence GTGAATGCGATAGCCTCCCTGCCGGTATTTGTGGCGGTGGTAGAGTGCGGCAGCTTTTCGCTTGCAGCCAAACAACTTAACCTGACAAAATCTGCCGTCAGTAAGCGCATCAATCAACTGGAAGACGATCTCGGCATTCGTTTACTTAACCGCACCACAAGAAAATTAAGCCTGACCGAAGCGGGCAGACGCTACTTTGAATATGCGTCTCAAGCGGTCAATCTTGCTCAACAAGGTGTCGATGCGGTTTCCGAGTTACAAGGCTCTCCGCAAGGACGGCTTAAAATCACTGTGCCTATGTCATTTGGGGTGCTGCATATCGCGCCTCTAATCAGTGAGTTTCTCTCTCGTTACCCTAAGATCGAAGTGGACTTGAACCTTGAAGATAAGATGGTCGACTTGATCAAAGACGGTTTTGATTTGGGTATCCGCATTGGAGAATTAGCCTCTTCTAACTTAGTTGCCAAGCGTCTCGCACCTTGTAAAAGTGTGCTTTGCGCATCACCCGATTACCTTGCTGAGTTCGGTACTCCGAAAAAGCCAAGTGATCTGGTTGCCCATAACTGTCTGCTGTATTCGTATTTTCGAGGTGGCGTAGAGTGGATGTTCATTAACAACGGCAGTGAGTACCGCGTTTTGCCAAAAGGTAACTTTGTTGTGAATAACAGCGAAGCCATTCGGCAACTTCTGCTGAGAGGTTCTGGCGTTGCGCAGCTACCCACTTTTATCGCATCAAGAGACATCGCTGCTGGTAACCTCAAAGTAGTCATGGAAGATTACGCGCTACCAGAGCACGCCATTTACGCCGTTTTTCCAGAACGTAAACATATGCCGTTAAAAGTGAGGGTATTTATCGACTATATCAGCGAAAAGCTGGGGACTGATTTACCCTACTGGGATCGCTAA
- a CDS encoding ATP-binding cassette domain-containing protein, producing MSLTGTKSWLLVAVATLVGSLLCFLLDSYSLLVFTLCVITALVGVGLNILMGMSGQISFGHIAFYAIGAYISALLLLNDVPFGLAVLSAALVCGGIGALLAIPAMRVSGPYLAMVTIAFAFVVHHGLMEWRDVTGGANGLMGIPMPELGDLEAERLLALIGVIILGSSLLVYQHLYSSGWGKAMRAVKSSPIAARSLGFNPLQTQTLAFAISALFAGLAGAMIPPLMMYISPSTFPFTQSILFVLVVILGGVGTLWGPVIGAAIVVLLPELLAPLAEYRLLIFAALLLAVLWGAPRGLLGEISVKFRRTSIQLPPKSVNRHLIGTFYDRADNGLNGLRVDDISISFGGVAAAQGVSFEAPLGKVTSIIGPNGAGKTTVLNMISGFYNPDNGSVKLNEELAGMSAHRIARCGISRTYQTSQLFDSMSVLENLLAAMQQGSIGHPFYAEQAGQRDLALNLLALVGYRGSINTPAQDLPHVDRRLVEIARSLATCPWVLLLDEPAAGLSREDTDQLAGLIKSIARFGIAVILVEHDMKLVMGVSDQILVLDAGKPIALGEPKQIQNNEKVIAAYLGATNYEAPQRTEKWRATRESVLFTKGLTIDYGASPVVEDVDVEVNPGECVAILGANGAGKSSILQAMAGLKKAGAGTIGLDDSYIHELNANQIAKRGLALVPEGRQLFGELSVKDNLLMGSYSRQDTVDPESEIEAILQRFPRLRDRIDSPAGLLSGGEQQMVAVGRALMAKPRVLLLDEPSLGLAPSMIGELYDALAQLRDDGVTILLVDQMANLALQIADRAYVLETGKVVQSGTAEQLLSDSELEKAYMGAS from the coding sequence ATGAGTTTGACAGGAACAAAATCGTGGTTACTAGTCGCAGTCGCCACGTTGGTAGGTTCGCTTTTGTGTTTCCTACTCGATAGTTACTCGCTATTGGTGTTTACCTTATGTGTTATCACTGCTTTAGTGGGGGTTGGACTGAACATTTTAATGGGTATGAGTGGACAGATAAGCTTTGGACATATTGCCTTTTACGCAATAGGTGCTTACATCAGTGCGCTTCTACTGTTAAATGATGTACCGTTTGGATTAGCCGTGCTGTCTGCCGCTTTGGTATGTGGTGGTATCGGCGCTTTGTTAGCGATACCGGCTATGCGCGTGAGCGGGCCTTATTTGGCCATGGTCACTATCGCTTTTGCTTTTGTTGTTCATCATGGCTTGATGGAATGGCGTGATGTCACCGGGGGCGCAAACGGCTTAATGGGCATTCCTATGCCTGAGCTCGGTGATTTGGAAGCAGAGCGATTACTGGCGTTGATCGGCGTGATTATTTTAGGATCGTCATTACTCGTCTACCAACATCTCTATTCGAGTGGATGGGGAAAAGCGATGCGAGCGGTAAAATCTAGCCCGATCGCAGCACGTTCGCTAGGCTTTAATCCGCTGCAGACACAAACACTGGCGTTTGCCATCTCAGCGCTGTTCGCGGGTTTGGCTGGCGCTATGATCCCCCCACTGATGATGTATATCAGTCCTAGTACCTTCCCCTTTACTCAGTCGATCTTGTTTGTATTAGTGGTGATTCTTGGTGGGGTTGGCACATTGTGGGGGCCCGTCATTGGTGCGGCGATTGTCGTTTTGTTGCCAGAACTTCTTGCTCCGTTGGCAGAGTACCGTCTGCTTATTTTCGCAGCACTTTTACTTGCCGTTCTTTGGGGGGCGCCTCGGGGACTTCTTGGCGAAATCAGCGTTAAGTTTCGTCGTACTTCAATACAACTACCACCCAAATCGGTCAATCGTCACCTGATTGGTACGTTTTATGACCGAGCTGACAATGGACTCAATGGATTGCGTGTTGATGACATTAGTATCAGCTTTGGTGGTGTTGCGGCCGCTCAAGGCGTCAGCTTTGAAGCTCCTCTGGGCAAAGTAACCAGTATTATCGGTCCAAATGGTGCCGGTAAGACGACGGTACTCAACATGATCAGCGGCTTTTACAATCCGGATAATGGCAGCGTCAAGCTCAATGAAGAGTTGGCTGGTATGAGTGCTCATCGAATCGCTCGTTGTGGTATTTCTCGTACTTACCAAACCAGCCAGCTGTTTGACAGTATGTCTGTGTTGGAAAATCTCCTCGCGGCAATGCAGCAAGGTAGTATCGGACACCCATTCTATGCGGAACAAGCAGGGCAGCGTGATCTTGCTTTAAACCTGCTAGCTCTGGTTGGTTATCGAGGTTCGATTAATACTCCAGCTCAAGATTTACCTCATGTCGACCGACGTTTGGTTGAAATTGCTCGTTCATTAGCAACATGTCCTTGGGTTCTGCTGTTGGATGAACCTGCCGCAGGATTAAGCCGTGAAGATACGGATCAGCTGGCTGGGCTTATCAAGTCCATTGCCAGATTTGGTATCGCCGTCATTCTGGTTGAGCATGACATGAAGTTAGTGATGGGAGTCAGTGACCAAATTCTGGTGTTAGATGCTGGTAAACCGATCGCGTTGGGAGAACCAAAACAGATTCAGAACAATGAGAAGGTCATTGCAGCCTATCTTGGCGCGACCAACTATGAAGCGCCACAACGAACTGAAAAATGGCGAGCCACCAGAGAGTCAGTACTATTTACTAAAGGCCTAACCATAGATTATGGCGCATCACCTGTGGTTGAAGATGTCGATGTTGAAGTCAATCCGGGGGAGTGTGTTGCGATTCTAGGTGCGAATGGCGCAGGTAAAAGCAGTATCTTACAAGCGATGGCTGGGCTGAAAAAAGCAGGGGCTGGAACAATCGGTTTGGACGATAGCTATATCCATGAGCTTAATGCTAATCAAATCGCCAAACGGGGCTTAGCATTGGTACCCGAAGGTCGTCAATTATTCGGTGAATTGTCCGTGAAAGACAACTTACTGATGGGGTCTTACTCGAGACAGGACACTGTCGATCCTGAGTCTGAAATCGAAGCCATTTTACAACGCTTTCCTCGCTTACGGGACAGAATCGACAGTCCTGCCGGATTGCTTTCTGGTGGGGAACAACAGATGGTTGCTGTCGGTCGTGCCTTGATGGCCAAGCCGAGAGTACTGCTGTTGGATGAACCGTCACTTGGTCTGGCCCCTTCGATGATCGGTGAACTGTATGATGCACTGGCGCAGCTTCGTGACGACGGGGTAACCATTTTATTAGTTGATCAAATGGCTAACTTGGCGTTACAGATTGCCGATCGTGCCTACGTTCTCGAAACAGGAAAAGTGGTGCAATCTGGCACTGCAGAACAGCTATTGTCCGATTCTGAGTTAGAAAAAGCGTACATGGGAGCAAGTTAA
- a CDS encoding sugar O-acetyltransferase has protein sequence MTELEKMMSGQVFNGMDESIDAIRTHATHALRAFNNNTDESQRDALQKQLFGKAGLCIVQAPFHCEFGKTIEIGEETFINMNVVMLDGAKITIGNNVLIGPNAQFYTASHSLDYRSRRRWETFCKPIVVEDDVWIGGNSVINQGVTIGARSVIAANSVVNSDVPPDCLYGGTPAKLIRRLDEKD, from the coding sequence ATGACAGAATTAGAGAAAATGATGTCTGGCCAAGTGTTTAATGGTATGGATGAATCAATCGATGCCATTAGGACGCACGCCACTCATGCATTGCGCGCGTTTAACAACAATACCGATGAAAGTCAGCGTGACGCGTTGCAAAAGCAACTGTTTGGTAAAGCTGGGTTGTGTATTGTTCAAGCTCCGTTTCACTGCGAGTTTGGTAAAACCATTGAAATTGGTGAAGAGACCTTTATCAACATGAATGTGGTTATGCTTGACGGTGCAAAAATTACCATTGGAAATAACGTCCTGATTGGCCCAAATGCCCAGTTTTATACCGCTTCACATTCATTGGATTATCGCAGTCGCCGACGCTGGGAAACCTTTTGTAAACCGATCGTTGTCGAAGACGATGTATGGATTGGCGGTAACTCCGTCATCAATCAAGGGGTGACGATTGGTGCTCGATCCGTCATTGCCGCAAACTCAGTTGTAAACAGTGATGTTCCGCCCGATTGCCTTTATGGCGGGACGCCAGCGAAATTGATTCGTCGTCTGGACGAAAAGGACTAG
- a CDS encoding ABC transporter substrate-binding protein, translating into MKRLTMKKLVNKGLKVGVGTVLSLSAISAYAVEPIKVGLVAALSGQSAKSGEAITRGLEVAIDEINAAGGVLGRPLELVRRDDESNPSKGLLAARELIQKEDVSVLFGGLDTPVSLAIVPVANKMKMPFMGVWAAGTPITKNGAKENYVFRVSAVDEVVDEALVQYAIDKYEMKKPGMLLINNPWGESNEKGFRLALEARGMDYTGIERIESGDVDLVPQLTRLKEKGTDTLLMVANVAPSAQVVKSLERMGWDVPVVSHWGPAGGRFGELAGPTADRVHFIQTFTFTDTQSGKGGDVFAKLQAKFPEIKTVADVTPAVGIANAYDAMHLTALAIENAGSTKGSDIRSGYYRIDDYKGLIKDFKRPFSETQHDAIGAKDYVFTHFVNDQIVPVQ; encoded by the coding sequence ATGAAGCGTTTAACAATGAAGAAATTGGTGAATAAAGGATTGAAGGTTGGGGTTGGTACGGTGCTTTCGTTAAGCGCTATTTCTGCTTATGCCGTTGAACCGATCAAAGTGGGGCTAGTCGCAGCACTTTCTGGGCAGTCTGCAAAATCAGGCGAGGCGATAACACGAGGCTTAGAAGTTGCCATTGATGAAATTAACGCGGCTGGTGGCGTACTTGGACGTCCGCTAGAGCTAGTGCGTCGTGACGATGAAAGTAATCCGTCTAAAGGTTTACTGGCCGCCCGCGAATTGATTCAGAAGGAAGATGTTTCTGTACTGTTTGGCGGGCTGGATACGCCAGTCTCATTGGCCATTGTTCCTGTGGCAAACAAAATGAAAATGCCTTTCATGGGTGTGTGGGCTGCTGGGACACCGATTACGAAAAATGGTGCCAAAGAGAACTATGTTTTCCGTGTTTCTGCTGTTGATGAAGTCGTTGACGAAGCTTTAGTGCAGTACGCCATTGATAAATACGAAATGAAAAAGCCAGGTATGCTACTGATTAATAACCCATGGGGCGAATCCAATGAGAAAGGGTTTCGACTCGCGCTAGAAGCTCGTGGTATGGATTACACCGGCATCGAACGAATTGAGTCTGGTGACGTAGATCTGGTTCCGCAACTCACTCGACTGAAAGAGAAAGGCACCGACACTTTGTTGATGGTCGCTAACGTAGCACCGTCGGCTCAGGTAGTGAAGTCACTTGAGCGTATGGGCTGGGATGTTCCTGTGGTTTCACACTGGGGGCCTGCTGGTGGTCGCTTTGGTGAACTTGCCGGACCAACTGCTGATCGCGTGCACTTTATTCAAACCTTTACGTTTACCGATACTCAGTCTGGAAAAGGTGGTGACGTATTTGCCAAGTTGCAGGCTAAATTCCCGGAAATAAAAACAGTTGCTGACGTGACGCCAGCTGTGGGGATCGCCAACGCCTATGATGCGATGCACCTAACGGCGCTGGCGATTGAAAATGCCGGTTCGACAAAAGGCAGTGACATTCGTTCTGGTTACTATCGTATCGATGACTACAAGGGGCTAATCAAGGATTTCAAACGCCCATTCAGTGAAACACAACATGATGCGATTGGCGCGAAAGATTATGTATTCACTCACTTCGTAAACGATCAAATTGTTCCTGTGCAATAA
- a CDS encoding GntR family transcriptional regulator has product MVTSRSKASTHKQQEVQRIMGSLSKAIAQHKLKPGQRLVEAQIVAALDANRNHVQTALQRLALQHIVTIEPNRGAWVSQPSEEEAREVFAARRVIERGIVEGISPQIIEDRWSEIEAHMVAEREAINTNDRRAIISALTKFHRMLADMCGNQILIEMFDNLMVRSSLIVALYQRNDVPSCQHDEHQSLIDALKCGDAQQATSVMIAHLDHLEAELVLSSSKDQELELNEALRG; this is encoded by the coding sequence ATGGTTACGTCGCGCTCTAAAGCTTCGACTCATAAACAACAAGAAGTACAACGCATTATGGGTTCCTTGTCCAAAGCTATTGCCCAACACAAGCTTAAGCCCGGCCAACGTCTTGTTGAGGCTCAAATCGTTGCAGCATTGGATGCAAACCGAAACCATGTTCAGACTGCGCTACAACGTCTGGCGCTACAGCACATCGTGACCATAGAGCCAAATCGAGGGGCTTGGGTTTCACAGCCAAGTGAAGAAGAAGCCAGGGAAGTATTCGCAGCAAGGCGAGTGATTGAAAGAGGTATTGTTGAGGGCATTTCACCTCAAATCATTGAAGATCGCTGGTCTGAGATTGAAGCGCATATGGTCGCAGAACGAGAAGCGATTAATACCAATGACCGCCGCGCCATTATCAGTGCATTAACCAAGTTCCATAGAATGCTCGCAGATATGTGTGGAAATCAAATATTGATCGAGATGTTCGACAACTTAATGGTGCGCAGTTCACTGATCGTCGCCCTGTATCAGCGTAACGATGTACCATCTTGCCAGCATGACGAACACCAATCCCTTATTGACGCACTAAAGTGCGGTGATGCGCAGCAAGCAACGTCGGTAATGATCGCTCATTTAGATCACTTAGAAGCGGAGCTGGTACTGAGTAGCAGCAAAGATCAAGAACTGGAGCTAAACGAAGCACTTCGCGGATAA
- the yjjG gene encoding pyrimidine 5'-nucleotidase, producing MKYDWILFDADETLFHFDAFKGLQLMFSRKGVDFTEQDFAHYQTVNKPLWVDYQDGKVSADELKHKRFTEWAEKLNTTTAELNSAFLEAMADICSLLPGAKELMEALQGKAKMGIITNGFTELQAIRLERTGMTDYFEQIVISEQVGVAKPDLGIFEYAMQQMGHPCKTRVLMVGDNLHSDILGGNNFGIETCWLNTTGASVDKRIAPSYTVESLSELKNILIA from the coding sequence ATGAAGTACGATTGGATTCTGTTTGACGCTGACGAGACCTTGTTTCACTTTGACGCTTTCAAAGGTTTGCAACTGATGTTTTCTCGTAAAGGCGTAGATTTTACGGAGCAAGATTTTGCTCACTACCAAACGGTAAACAAGCCACTATGGGTTGACTATCAAGATGGAAAAGTGTCAGCGGATGAGCTTAAACACAAACGGTTTACCGAATGGGCAGAAAAGCTCAACACGACTACCGCAGAGTTAAACAGCGCGTTTTTAGAAGCCATGGCTGACATTTGTAGCCTGCTGCCAGGGGCGAAAGAACTGATGGAAGCGCTACAAGGTAAAGCTAAAATGGGCATCATCACCAATGGCTTTACTGAGTTGCAGGCTATCCGTCTTGAACGTACCGGGATGACCGACTACTTTGAGCAAATCGTGATCTCCGAGCAAGTTGGTGTCGCAAAACCGGACTTAGGCATTTTTGAATACGCCATGCAGCAAATGGGTCACCCATGTAAAACGCGTGTATTGATGGTAGGTGATAATCTGCACTCAGATATTTTGGGCGGTAATAATTTTGGCATTGAAACCTGTTGGTTGAACACCACCGGCGCAAGTGTTGACAAACGTATCGCACCTAGCTACACCGTAGAATCATTGAGTGAACTAAAGAACATTTTGATTGCGTAG
- a CDS encoding NUDIX domain-containing protein yields the protein MSDIKQLDSKIVYQNKWMTVREDKILRPSGAEGIYGVVDKPDCAAILAIDNGMIHLVQQFRYTVGQRCWEIPQGAWESSPDVDPLELAKGELREETGMLAGAMEYVGPQFIAYGFLNQTCHVYFASDLTEVGNKLDSEEEDLISLAFSVEEFEQMMIEGGIKDSVTIAAYGLAKLKKFI from the coding sequence ATGTCAGATATCAAGCAGCTCGACAGTAAAATTGTCTATCAAAATAAGTGGATGACGGTTCGTGAAGACAAAATTTTGCGTCCAAGTGGCGCGGAAGGCATCTACGGTGTTGTCGACAAACCAGACTGTGCGGCGATACTTGCTATCGATAATGGAATGATTCACTTGGTTCAACAGTTTCGGTATACCGTAGGACAGCGTTGCTGGGAGATCCCGCAAGGTGCCTGGGAATCCAGCCCGGATGTTGATCCGCTGGAACTCGCAAAAGGCGAACTTCGGGAAGAAACCGGCATGTTAGCGGGAGCAATGGAGTACGTGGGTCCTCAGTTTATTGCTTACGGTTTTCTGAATCAGACTTGCCACGTTTACTTTGCAAGCGATCTTACTGAAGTGGGCAATAAGCTTGATAGTGAAGAAGAAGATCTTATTTCCCTGGCATTCTCTGTAGAAGAATTCGAGCAGATGATGATAGAAGGGGGAATCAAAGACAGTGTGACGATTGCCGCTTATGGTTTAGCGAAACTCAAGAAATTCATTTAA
- a CDS encoding branched-chain amino acid ABC transporter permease, with protein MLTAAIITGLGLGSMYALLALGFHITYIVSKTVNFSQGSAMMLGAVLAYTLCITWGMPYWMAFCITLMLSALYGLVIERFLVRPFAMKGSDAWLMATVAGGILIDNAVLFTFGKEPRQFSNAFATTSIDLFGSGVYALQIIIPIVGVIIALLLAYAVRHTRLGKVLQACVQNPNSAQLMGINVGRVVAASFAVSTVLAAIAGILIAPLFAVHSDMGTLFGLKAFAVAILGGITSASGVFTAGIIFGLVEAIVTVYLGSAFTQIITFTLVIFALAVKPNGLFVRGQEIKV; from the coding sequence ATGTTAACTGCTGCAATCATTACCGGGCTAGGTCTGGGGAGCATGTATGCTCTCCTTGCTCTCGGGTTTCATATCACTTACATCGTTAGTAAGACCGTAAACTTTTCTCAGGGCAGCGCTATGATGCTCGGAGCGGTACTGGCTTATACCTTGTGTATTACTTGGGGAATGCCTTACTGGATGGCGTTTTGTATCACCTTAATGCTGAGTGCACTATACGGTTTAGTTATTGAGAGGTTTCTCGTCCGTCCGTTTGCTATGAAAGGATCCGACGCCTGGCTAATGGCGACGGTGGCGGGAGGCATTCTGATTGATAACGCCGTCTTGTTTACATTTGGCAAAGAACCTCGCCAGTTCAGCAACGCATTTGCGACGACCAGTATTGATTTGTTTGGGAGTGGTGTTTACGCCTTACAAATCATCATTCCTATCGTTGGCGTCATTATCGCTTTGCTGCTTGCCTATGCTGTGCGTCATACCCGTCTTGGAAAAGTACTTCAGGCTTGTGTGCAAAACCCGAATTCAGCGCAACTGATGGGGATTAACGTTGGGCGCGTGGTCGCAGCGAGCTTTGCGGTGTCTACCGTGCTGGCCGCGATTGCTGGGATTTTGATTGCCCCATTATTTGCCGTTCATTCGGATATGGGCACCTTGTTCGGTCTGAAAGCATTTGCGGTTGCTATTTTGGGAGGCATTACCAGTGCATCTGGTGTGTTTACCGCTGGCATCATTTTTGGCTTGGTAGAAGCAATCGTAACCGTTTATCTGGGCTCTGCATTTACACAGATCATCACCTTTACACTCGTTATTTTTGCCCTAGCAGTGAAACCTAATGGACTGTTTGTCAGAGGTCAGGAGATCAAAGTATGA
- a CDS encoding OsmC family protein, which produces MQAEVKWVEDFKFLGQSQFGHSVVMDGNGGATAPSPMEMVLMAAGGCSSVDVVDGLKSAEQKVESVNAKLTTERRETAPRIFTKVNIHFEVSGKDLNPEVVAQVAADSLEKYCSVCLMLGEGVEMTHSWEIV; this is translated from the coding sequence ATGCAAGCAGAAGTTAAATGGGTCGAAGATTTTAAATTCCTAGGTCAGTCTCAGTTTGGCCATTCTGTCGTGATGGACGGGAATGGTGGCGCTACGGCTCCAAGCCCAATGGAAATGGTACTAATGGCGGCGGGCGGTTGTAGCTCTGTCGACGTTGTAGATGGCTTAAAATCTGCAGAGCAAAAGGTTGAGTCGGTCAACGCGAAGTTAACCACAGAGCGTCGCGAAACGGCACCGCGTATTTTTACCAAAGTGAATATCCACTTTGAAGTGTCTGGCAAAGATCTTAATCCAGAAGTTGTTGCTCAAGTTGCGGCAGATTCCCTCGAAAAATATTGCTCAGTTTGTTTGATGCTTGGAGAAGGCGTTGAGATGACCCATAGCTGGGAAATTGTTTAA
- a CDS encoding amidohydrolase family protein, with the protein MKADTAVINFRLEGQDAFQVALIKQGYFVQFLSQNEVDVSGLEVDNVIDAKGQLMLPGLIETHVHLDKACTVSRCQLQQGTLQEAIEQTAALKHAFTYDDVYQRGKRVLEKAITQGTSYMRTHVEIDPVIGLTSFDAIKQLKQDYAWAITLELCVFPQEGLHNNPGTHDLLVSALEQGADVLGGCPYTDSDPEQQIRTLFALAVEHDVDLDFHLDFDLDSSSMSLPHVLEMTREFEYQDRVTVGHVTKLSALKPDYLAEIAKQMVSAGVRLTALPSTDLFLNGREYDHLVPRGVAPLLPLSAHGVCCSVSSNNIENPFTPYGDASQVRQANLYANIAQLGTPNELRQCFEWISGESAKIMRLADYGIGVGKVADVVFFDANSQAEVVATIQPPSMGLKSGAVTFTRQKTMLKPPQSTVADTVVNE; encoded by the coding sequence ATGAAAGCCGATACCGCAGTGATTAACTTCCGTTTAGAAGGACAAGATGCTTTCCAGGTTGCACTGATAAAGCAGGGATATTTTGTTCAGTTTCTGTCTCAAAATGAAGTCGACGTTTCTGGTTTGGAAGTGGATAACGTGATTGATGCGAAAGGACAACTGATGCTTCCGGGCTTAATAGAAACTCATGTTCATCTTGATAAAGCGTGTACCGTCTCACGTTGTCAGCTACAGCAAGGAACACTCCAGGAAGCGATTGAACAGACAGCGGCTCTGAAGCATGCATTCACTTACGATGATGTTTATCAGAGAGGAAAGCGAGTACTGGAAAAAGCGATCACTCAAGGCACTAGCTACATGCGAACGCATGTAGAAATTGATCCGGTGATCGGATTGACCAGTTTTGATGCGATTAAGCAGTTAAAACAAGACTATGCCTGGGCGATCACGCTAGAGCTATGTGTTTTCCCTCAGGAAGGGCTACACAATAACCCTGGTACCCACGACCTGTTAGTGTCTGCGTTAGAGCAGGGTGCAGATGTACTGGGAGGATGTCCGTATACCGATAGCGATCCCGAGCAGCAGATACGAACGTTATTTGCTCTGGCTGTCGAGCACGATGTGGATTTGGATTTTCACCTTGACTTTGATTTGGACAGTTCCAGCATGTCTTTACCCCATGTATTGGAAATGACTCGAGAGTTCGAATATCAAGACCGTGTAACGGTTGGGCATGTAACCAAACTCTCTGCTCTTAAACCGGATTATCTGGCGGAAATAGCAAAGCAAATGGTTAGTGCGGGTGTGCGGTTAACGGCTCTGCCGAGCACCGACTTGTTTTTAAATGGAAGAGAGTATGATCATTTAGTGCCAAGAGGGGTTGCACCGCTTTTGCCATTGAGTGCTCATGGTGTCTGTTGTTCTGTTTCAAGTAATAATATTGAGAACCCATTTACCCCTTACGGCGATGCGTCTCAGGTTAGGCAAGCAAATTTGTACGCAAATATAGCGCAGTTGGGCACCCCGAATGAGCTTCGTCAGTGCTTTGAATGGATTTCCGGTGAGTCGGCAAAGATCATGCGTTTAGCTGACTACGGCATTGGTGTGGGAAAGGTTGCGGATGTGGTGTTTTTTGACGCCAATTCTCAAGCGGAAGTGGTGGCGACTATTCAACCTCCAAGTATGGGGCTTAAGAGCGGAGCGGTTACTTTTACTCGGCAGAAGACGATGTTAAAGCCCCCTCAGTCTACCGTTGCAGATACGGTAGTGAACGAGTAA